Proteins encoded within one genomic window of Canis lupus dingo isolate Sandy chromosome 28, ASM325472v2, whole genome shotgun sequence:
- the LOC112672078 gene encoding 40S ribosomal protein S29-like, with the protein MGHQQLYWSHPRKFGQGSRSCRICSNWHGLIRKYGLNICHQCFRQYAKDIGFIKLD; encoded by the coding sequence ATGGGTCACCAGCAGCTCTACTGGAGCCACCCGAGGAAGTTTGGCCAGGGCTCTCGTTCTTGCCGCATCTGTTCAAACTGGCACGGTCTGATCCGGAAATATGGCCTCAACATATGCCACCAGTGTTTCCGTCAGTACGCCAAGGATATAGGCTTCATTAAGTTGGATTAA